The Pyrus communis chromosome 14, drPyrComm1.1, whole genome shotgun sequence sequence ttgtgaaTTAAATCGGTCCGATCTCtgagatgatatgcccccttgccaaGAACTTTGTGAACAATGAAaggcccttcccaatttggcgaccatttggcaaacctggggtctttaatcccaacAGGCAACACCGTTTGCCAAACTAATTCTCTTTTGTCGAACGTTTGCCAAACTAACTCATCACTCGTAATGAGTTTATACTCAACTCGACTGGCAACATAGCGTCATGTTCGTAAGTTAATGCGTAAGGAGTCGTTCCGGTGGCCGatcggggtgaagttcggtatgcccataatgcttcgtttaactttaaatgccacatccCAGGCCTCTTTCTTACCGTTTTTTCGAgaatgccgatcaacactttattgcttgcctcaGCCTGCCCGTTTGCTTGTGGGTAATACGGCGTAAATTGCTCAAGTCAAATATTCAGATTTGCtgcgtattccctaaacctgTCGGCCGTGAATATGGTGCCATTGTtggttatgatcgtttctggcacgccgaatgtggtcacaatattttcctctacgAAATTGCATACTTCTTTAGCCGTGAgttcggcgtatgaccttgcctcgacccattTAGTGAAGTAGTCAGTTGCCACTATTATCCACGCATGTTTTGCCGCCCCCGATGATGGtatgattttgccaattacgtccattgcccatcccCTGAACAGCGATGGTTTAGTAACCAAGTGGAGTAACTCGGCCAGGGCTCTTTGCACgagtccatgaatttggcacgATATgcatctccgtgcatattcaatgcaatcctttaatatattgggccaaaagTAACTGTGTCGTAGAAGCAACCAGCGCATTTTTCGTCCTGATTGATGAGccccacaaattccttcatgtacctcggccatcgCTTGGGCAGCCTcatgtgggccgaggcacaatagtagtaacccgTCCTTGCCCTTTcggtataattcattttggtatGACATGTAATTCGTGGCGAGGACCTTCGTTCTCCAGTCGTGTTTCCCATCGGGGTTATCGAAGTTTCGAAGCATCATCTTTCTCCAATCGTCTGGTTGTACCTCGACGGCACATACTTCTACGGGGTCCCCCCGAGGATGGTAGCGACATCACCCTTGTTCGTATTACGTGATTGCGCTGTAGAGTTTGCTGATTAACCAAGGCTGGGTACGATCGCAGAACTCTGGGTGTTACCTGGCTTAGCTTGCCCCCCGTGAGTTGTGCTCCAGAGGCGatttgggcgagttcgtcggcgtccGTGTTGTGAATATGCTAAATATGCTCAAATGTGATCCGTTCAAATGACTTGGCCAGATAGGTGGCGACCATATGATAGGgtgctaaagtacaactcatgcaacagAATATGTCgttgagttggttaatcacGAGTTTAAAATCACCGAGGACGAGAATGCAGGATGCTCGTAAAACGTGGAGGCCGATGATGAAAActtcatactcggcctgattatttgtacagctgaaatctaacttgagagaaaaataccagcgGTAGTGGTCGGGTGACTGAATGGCAATACCAACACCAGTCGTGGTCGAAGTActagaaccatcaaaatgcatagtccaatggttatcgcgAGTTGCGActaaaccgatgtcgacgtcgtTGCCCCTAAAACCATAAGGAGAGAggttttgggccaaaaaatcGGCAAGAGCTTGGCctttgacggccttttgggggATGTACTGGAGACTGAAATGGGATAACACGAgcgtccatttcccaattcggcctttGATGATAGGCCGAGTGAGCATGTAACGAATCACATCTGTTTGGGCAATGACCTGCGTAACATATGGGAGCATGTAGTGCCGAAGTTTTGATGCtgcaaaaaacaaagctaagcacaGTTTTTCGACGGGTGAATAATTTAGCTTCGGCAAACTCAGATTACGGCTAAGATAAAAAaatagcttgttcacgccccACACtgttatcttgcgcgaggagacaaccaatgAACTCAGCGGCTGCCGATATATACAGTTTAAGAGGTTTGCCGCGACGAGGTGGAACTAGTACGGGTGGTGTGGAAAAGGAtaccttgatttgcgtaaatgtCGTTTGATGTTCTTCGCGCCATTCGAACTTGTCGGAATCCTTAAGTTGgaggagcgtagagaatgccttcatcttgccggccgaattggcgatgaagcggtggagaaaatttatcttcccgaGCAATGATTGGAATTGCTTCTTTGTTGTGGGGGGTAGCGCTAATGATtgcgcgggctttattttcgtTGACCTCAATGCCacgatggtgcaccaaaaaccCTAAGAAATTACCGGCCGATACACCAAAGGCGCATTTAGCtgggttcattttgagattatt is a genomic window containing:
- the LOC137714390 gene encoding uncharacterized protein; this translates as MPGLDRNVVEHELRIKDGCKPFRQPPRRFSTEVQLGIKDELVQLLKAGFLRTAQYIEWLANIVPVLKKSGAIRICIDFRNLNLATPKDEYTMPLPSRNLSLPKLNYSPVEKLCLALFFAASKLRHYMLPYVTQVIAQTDVIRYMLTRPIIKGRIGKWTLVLSHFSLQYIPQKAVKGQALADFLAQNLSPYGFRGNDVDIGLVATRDNHWTMHFDGSSTSTTTGVGIAIQSPDHYRWYFSLKLDFSCTNNQAEYEVFIIGLHVLRASCILVLGDFKLVINQLNDIFCCMSCTLAPYHMVATYLAKSFERITFEHI